Proteins encoded together in one Mugil cephalus isolate CIBA_MC_2020 chromosome 16, CIBA_Mcephalus_1.1, whole genome shotgun sequence window:
- the naglu gene encoding alpha-N-acetylglucosaminidase — translation MSPRNVCSLVLAVVFCLLVTVHSRFPTLDHVKARASDETQGRAVIELLTRLLGNRSAEFIVSVNGSLSKDSLDVCELRSSKNGKIVATGSTGVAVASGIYNYLKYFCNCHVSWSGNQLDLPRPLPRLTGVLRINTPHRFRYYQNVCTFSYSSVWWDWPRWEREIDWMALNGINLPLAFTGQEALWQEVYRALGLNQSEIDEFFSGPAFLAWNRMGNMFKFGGPIPQSWHVNQLYLQFKILERMRSFGMIPVLPAFSGNIPKGILRLYPDANVTRLGSWAHFNCSFSCSYILDPRDPLFLQIGSLYLSQVVKQFGTDHIYNTDTFNEMTPPSSDPTYLSAVSKAVFASMTSVDPQAIWLMQGWLFFSDQTFWKPAQIQALLHGVPLGRMIVLDLFAETEPIFSYTNSFFGQPFIWCMLHNFGGNSGLYGTVESINSGPFKALNFPNSTLVGIGMTPEGIEQNPVIYELMSELAWRKEPVNLAKWVSLYAVRRYGSTQENLTAAWRLLFASVYNCTEPHYRNHNHSPLVRRPSFHLRTDLWYDPTDLGKAWKLFMEAAPSLMSKETFRYDLVDVTRQVLQVMTSYFYLDIADAFYKQKLPELLTAGGVLVYDLLPELNRLLSSDRNFLLGTWLEQARSIALNEKEAELYEMNARNQVTLWGPSGEILDYASKEWGGLMEDYYAQRWILFVHTLVECLNTGRPFKEDAFNQAVFRVERGFIYNGRKYPTKPQGDTYEIAHRIFLKYYPQALKRL, via the exons ATGTCACCCAGAAATGTCTGCTCCCTGGTTCTGGCCGTCGTCTTCTGTCTTCTTGTAACCGTACACAGCAGGTTTCCTACTCTGGACCATGTTAAAGCCAGAGCCAGCGACGAGACTCAGGGTAGAGCCGTTATCGAGCTGCTGACACGGTTGCTCGGGAACAGGTCGGCGGAGTTCATAGTGTCAGTCAACGGGAGCCTTTCCAAGGACAGCCTGGATGTGTGCGAGCTCCGGTCCTCCAAAAACGGCAAGATAGTCGCCACGGGCAGCACCGGGGTGGCCGTGGCTTCTGGGATATACAActatttgaaatatttctgcAACTGTCACGTTTCCTGGTCTGGGAATCAGCTGGATTTACCCAGACCCCTGCCGAGGCTCACCGGCGTCCTGCGCATCAACACACCGCACAG ATTCCGCTATTACCAGAACGTCTGCACTTTTAGCTATTCCTCTGTGTGGTGGGACTGGCCAAGATGGGAGAGAGAGATTGACTGGATGGCACTCAATGGAATAAACCTGCCACTGGCTTTCACTGGCCAAGAGGCTCTCTGGCAAGAG GTTTACCGTGCTCTTGGGTTAAACCAGTCAGAGATCGATGAGTTCTTCTCTGGTCCGGCATTTCTTGCCTGGAACCGCATGGGAAACATGTTCAAGTTTGGTGGACCCATACCGCAGTCCTGGCATGTGAACCAGCTCTACCTCCAA tttaaaatcttAGAGCGAATGAGATCTTTTGGCATGATCCCTGTGCTGCCAGCTTTCTCTGGAAACATTCCCAAGGGTATCCTCAG GCTGTATCCAGATGCTAATGTAACCAGACTGGGGTCTTGGGCTCACTTCAACTGCAGCTTCTCATGTTCCTATATCTTAGACCCCCGGGACCCACTTTTCCTGCAGATAGGGTCCCTTTATCTGTCTCAGGTGGTGAAGCAATTTGGGACGGATCATATCTACAACACTGATACCTTCAATGAGATGACTCCACCTTCCTCTGACCCCACCTACCTGTCTGCAGTCAGTAAAGCTGTCTTTGCTTCAATGACTTCAG TTGATCCTCAGGCAATTTGGCTAATGCAAGGCTGGCTGTTCTTCAGTGATCAAACGTTCTGGAAGCCGGCCCAGATTCAAGCCCTACTACACGGTGTCCCCCTCGGGCGAATGATTGTGTTGGACCTGTTTGCAGAGACAGAACCAATCTTCTCCTATACCAACTCTTTCTTTGGACAGCCCTTCATCTGGTGTATGTTGCACAATTTTGGGGGTAACAGTGGTTTATATGGCACTGTTGAGAGCATCAATTCAGGGCCCTTCAAAGCCTTGAATTTCCCAAACTCCACTCTCGTAGGCATAGGCATGACACCGGAGGGTATTGAGCAGAATCCTGTGATATATGAGCTGATGAGTGAACTTGCTTGGCGCAAGGAGCCTGTCAACTTGGCCAAGTGGGTGTCGCTTTATGCTGTACGCCGCTATGGCAGCACACAAGAAAACCTTACTGCCGCATGGAGGCTTCTGTTCGCCAGTGTATACAACTGCACAGAGCCACATTATCGTAACCACAACCATAGTCCACTGGTGCGCCGGCCTTCATTTCACCTGAGAACTGACCTTTGGTACGACCCTACTGATTTGGGCAAAGCCTGGAAACTCTTTATGGAGGCGGCGCCTTCTCTCATGTCTAAGGAGACCTTTCGATACgatcttgtggatgttactcgGCAAGTCCTACAAGTCATGACATCGTACTTTTACCTGGACATTGCAGATGCTTTCTATAAACAAAAGTTGCCAGAACTGCTGACAGCAGGTGGTGTGCTGGTTTATGATCTCTTGCCCGAGCTCAATCGCTTGCTCAGTAGCGACCGCAACTTCCTGTTGGGGACATGGCTGGAGCAGGCACGATCCATAGCCCTGAATGAAAAGGAGGCAGAACTCTATGAAATGAATGCAAGAAACCAGGTCACTTTATGGGGTCCCAGTGGTGAGATCTTGGACTATGCCAGCAAGGAATGGGGGGGCCTTATGGAGGATTACTACGCCCAGCGATGGATACTGTTCGTTCATACACTGGTAGAGTGTCTGAACACTGGACGACCATTCAAGGAGGATGCTTTCAATCAGGCAGTTTTCCGGGTAGAAAGGGGGTTCATTTACAATGGCAGAAAGTACCCAACCAAACCTCAGGGAGACACCTATGAGATTGCCCACAGGATTTTCCTGAAGTACTACCCCCAGGCCTTAAAGAGACTataa